One region of Bactrocera neohumeralis isolate Rockhampton chromosome 5, APGP_CSIRO_Bneo_wtdbg2-racon-allhic-juicebox.fasta_v2, whole genome shotgun sequence genomic DNA includes:
- the LOC126758201 gene encoding atypical kinase COQ8B, mitochondrial, with protein MARSAQDALAVLRGIQLVVEALCREQSTLCKNRWNQSSVRELLQGNLQQSANYFQKVGEEPAEEFKRLQQLLQETSERTCVVIEGLRQLGVAKQPCDLRMSQQKLQRAMSDAFDGSNVGDKQQPSSLKPNTSVNISASNCDGNKAAVQLDAEHLDISSITLNELQDILSKRNKDRHINLRTPATQHKQVKDDSVQKTETIAAATAEAATTGTIVTPTTADTKPVTSAIKADTVYVENILKAIAGQTETTTDTAQHTSAIELPTLSKVAKQRRVPSSRFGRMASFGGLFAGLGVGTINELTKGALGLGGSKNLKEALLSPANAERIVDTLCKVRGAALKIGQILSIQDSNVVSPQLAKAFERVRQAADYMPDWQVERVMNTQLGADWRDLLESFDDKPFAAASIGQVHRATLKNGMQVAIKIQYPGVAQSIGSDIDNLVGMLKVWDVFPHGVFIDNVVQVAKRELNWEVDYTREAEYTDKFKQMITPYPEYYVPAVIKDLTTGSVLTTELVPGVPLDKCFDLSYEHRHHIGSSVLKLCLRELFEIECMQTDPNWSNFLYDVDTKRLMLIDFGSTRFYQKKFIKNYRQIIINAVEGNRDGVLLMSREMGFLTGYETKQMEEAHIDAVMILGEMFRFDGDFDFGKQNTTERIAHLVPTMIAHRLCPPPEEIYSIHRKLSGIFLLCARLNVRLNCRPYYEEIVIKKFKE; from the exons ATGGCTCGTTCGGCACAAGATGCTCTCGCTGTATTGCGGGGCATACAATTGGTAGTGGAGGCGTTATGTCGCGAGCAGAGCACACTATGTAAAAACCGTTGGAATCAGTCGAGTGTACGCGAACTTTTGCAAGGTAATCTACAGCAGAGCgcaaactattttcaaaaagttggtGAAGAACCTGCTGAAGAATTCAAAAGATTACAACAACTGCTGCAGGAAACCAGTGAACGTACTTGTGTTGTAATTGAAGGTTTGCGGCAATTAGGTGTTGCGAAACAGCCTTGCGATTTGCGTATGAGTCAGCAAAAATTGCAGCGTGCAATGAGTGACGCTTTCGATGGCAGCAATGTTGGTGACAAGCAGCAGCCAAGTAGCTTGAAACCAAATACGAGTGTTAATATAAGTGCTAGTAATTGTGATGGCAATAAAGCGGCTGTCCAATTGGATGCTGAACACTTGGATATATCTTCGATAACATTAAATGAGCTGCAAGATATATTATCCAAACGTAATAAGGATCGTCATATAAACTTGCGTACACCAGCAACACAGCATAAGCAAGTTAAAGATGATAGTGTGCAAAAAACTGAAACAATTGCAGCAGCTACCGctgaagcagcaacaacaggcaCCATAGTTACACCTACAACGGCTGACACAAAACCTGTAACTAGCGCCATAAAAGCTGATACCGTTTACGTGGAGAATATATTAAAAGCTATCGCAGGACAAACGGAAACGACGACAGATACTGCTCAGCACACGTCAGCAATCGAATTACCAACTCTAAGCAAAGTTGCGAAACAACGACGTGTTCCATCTAGTCGTTTCGGTCGCATGGCTTCCTTTGGTGGATTATTCGCTGGTTTAGGTGTCGGCACCATAAATGAATTAACCAAAGGTGCGCTCGGCCTGGGCggttccaaaaatttaaaagaggcTTTATTAAGTCCAGCCAATGCTGAACGCATTGTGGACACACTTTGCAAGGTACGCGGTGCAGCATTGAAAATCGGCCAAATACTTAGCATACAAGATTCGAATGTGGTGTCACCGCAGTTAGCAAAAGCTTTTGAACGTGTACGCCAAGCGGCCGACTACATGCCAGATTGGCAGGTAGAACGTGTGATGAACACACAATTAGGTGCCGACTGGCGTGATCTGCTGGAATCTTTTGACGATAAACCATTTGCTGCTGCCTCCATTGGTCAG GTGCATCGCGCAACACTGAAAAACGGCATGCAAGTGGCTATAAAAATTCAGTATCCTGGCGTAGCGCAAAGTATCGGGAGTGATATTGATAATTTAGTAGGCATGCTAAAAGTGTGGGATGTATTCCCGCATGGCGTTTTCATCGACAATGTAGTTCAG GTAGCCAAGCGTGAACTCAACTGGGAAGTAGATTATACTCGCGAAGCTGAGTATACTgacaaatttaaacaaatgaTTACTCCTTATCCAGAATACTATGTGCCTGCAGTTATTAAAGATTTGACCACAGGTAGTGTGCTCACTACAGAATTGGTGCCGGGTGTGCCACTGGACAAGTGTTTTGACTTAAG CTATGAGCATCGTCATCACATTGGTTCGTCGGTGCTAAAGCTTTGTTTGCGCGAACTATTCGAAATAGAGTGCATGCAAACAGATCCCAATTGGTCGAACTTTCTTTACGATGTTGATACCAAGCGCCTAATGTTAATTGATTTCGGTTCAACACGTTTTTaccaaaagaaattcataaaaaactaTCGACAG ATAATTATAAATGCCGTGGAAGGCAACCGTGATGGCGTTTTGCTCATGTCACGTGAAATGGGTTTCCTCACTGGCTATGAAACCAAACAAATGGAGGAGGCGCATATCGACGCCGTAATGATATTGGGCGAAATGTTCCGTTTCGACGGCGATTTCGATTTTGGTAAACAA AATACCACTGAACGTATTGCCCATTTAGTACCAACAATGATTGCCCATCGCCTATGCCCACCGCCAGAGGAAATCTATTCGATACATCGCAAATTGTCGGGCATATTTTTGTTATGCGCTCGCCTTAATGTACGTCTGAATTGTCGGCCCTACTACGAAGAGATTGTGATTAAGAAATTTAAGGAATGA
- the LOC126758216 gene encoding FAD synthase, which yields MTNIGNLLHCVSKQIKRSERDALISSLLAKTTETENVKPDHCAIRRVETLEKEAFAFFAQALHMYQADEWMISFNGGKDCTVLLDLLQAFFKRNKCISHIRVPVLYIESENSFEEVEAVVLHCERRYNIDLIRRKGCIKDVLTQILEEKPEIRAIFMGTRRTDPYCENLNPMQVTDAGWPSVMRINPLLDWSYSDIWYYTFVRQVPYCRLYEEGYTSLGQKHNTMPNPHLRIFDPVTRAVTYKHAAELMDAEFERAGRIKKDYVANCDKEQESKNQEAEEEK from the exons ATGACGAATATCGGCAATTTGTTGCACTGCGTGTCCAAACAAATTAAACGCTCTGAACGCGATGCTCTTATCAGTTCCTTACTTGCCAAAACAACGGAGACAGAAAATGTTAAACCAGATCACTGTGCTATCAGGCGTGTTGAAACTTTAGAAAAGGAAGCTTTTGCG TTCTTTGCTCAAGCTCTGCATATGTATCAAGCGGACGAATGGATGATATCGTTTAACGGCGGAAAAGATTGCACTGTTTTGCTGGACTTATTGCAAGCCTTCTTTAAACGCAACAAATGTATCAGTCATATACGCGTGCCAGTATTATATATTGAGTCGGAAAACAGTTTTGAAGAGGTCGAAGCTGTGGTGCTACATTGCGAAAGACGCTATAATATAGATTTAATAAGGCGCAAAGGTTGTATAAAGGATGTGTTGACGCAGATACTCGAAGAAAAGCCAGAGATACGTGCTATATTCATGGGCACACGACGCACGGATCCATATTGTGAGAATTTAAATCCTATGCAg gtTACAGATGCTGGCTGGCCAAGTGTAATGCGTATAAACCCACTGCTCGATTGGAGCTATAGCGATATTTGGTATTACACATTCGTGCGTCAAGTGCCCTACTGCCGTCTATATGAGGAGGGCTATACATCGTTGGGTCAAAAGCATAATACAATGCCAAATCCCCATTTACGCATATTTGATCCGGTTACCAGAGCTGTCACATATAAACATGCCGCTGAACTGATGGATGCTGAGTTCGAACGCGCTGGCcgcattaaaaaagattacgtgGCGAATTGTGATAAAGAGCAGGAGAGCAAAAACCAAGAAGCTGAGGAAGAAAAATag